Below is a window of Halomicrobium mukohataei DSM 12286 DNA.
TCCCCCTCCGTACTGAGGTGGTTGAACTCGCGTCTCGTGTGTCGGTTAACTCGGTTCCGAGTCCGGGCACATTTATATCCAATGAACGATTATGAAGAACTGATGCCACAGATCACGGTCTCAGACCAGCTGTACCGCAAGCTCGAAGAAGCCACGGAGGACCGGGACACAGAGGACGCGATGTGGGAGATGGTGTACCGCTTCGATCGCGGCAACAACCCCTCTGAGTGAGACTGCCGGCAGTCGCTGTTTCGAGCTATCCGCGAGCCCGGCGTCGCGAGACGCTTCGGGGCGTACAGCCGACACACGGGACGACCGGCCGGTCTCCGATCCCGATCGGACCTACGCCCCGGGCGCGTCGAGGACCGCGGGTGAGTCGTTGCTGGGATCGTTGACCGCCGTCGAGACCGGACGGGCCGCGAGTTCGCCGTCGTAGGGCTCCAGCAGGGCGCGGCGCTCGTCGTCGTCGCCGTGGAGCCAGATCGCTTCTTCGCCCGGATCGAGGATCACGGACATCCGGTGGTGTAGCTCGCGGACGAACTCGTTGGGCTCGGTCGTCAGGACGGTGAACGTCTCGACGGTCGTCGCCTCGTCGTGTTCGCCGTCCGTCCGCGTCCCGAACTCGCCGAGTCCGGTCTGTCGCTGTGGCGGCCGCCATCGTTCCCACAGCCCCGCCATCGCGAAGGGGCGCTGATCGTCCCTGGTGACCCGATACGGCTG
It encodes the following:
- a CDS encoding SOS response-associated peptidase, whose protein sequence is MCGRYSLFAPREDIEERFGATFAQAYEPRYNAAPRQSLPVITADEPGTIQRMEWGLIPSWADDRGEFEFINARAETVTEKRSFAEAYEQRRCLVPADGFYEWREEGTEKQPYRVTRDDQRPFAMAGLWERWRPPQRQTGLGEFGTRTDGEHDEATTVETFTVLTTEPNEFVRELHHRMSVILDPGEEAIWLHGDDDERRALLEPYDGELAARPVSTAVNDPSNDSPAVLDAPGA